Within Bos indicus x Bos taurus breed Angus x Brahman F1 hybrid chromosome 2, Bos_hybrid_MaternalHap_v2.0, whole genome shotgun sequence, the genomic segment AAGAGTAAAATTTATGGTGTGTGAATTAtagctcaatttttaaaaatcaatatttaagcATCTGGAAAGTCAGGCATTAGCAAAATATTCAACCTGAGTGATAGCGGGCCTCTGATAAATACTTGCAAAGTGACTTGGACAAACATACGTTCTcctctatgatttttttaaagaggatatgcttaaatatatatatggagttattttattttcatataaatatatatatgaatgaagtTTTCCAAAGGCgtgaaaatagtaataataacataTCATTATTCTACCTCAAATATGTATTGATAATCCTTTTATTGATTCTTAAAGAAAAAGCtcacacaattttaaaagttctcagtgAATAATTTTAAGATCTGTTGCACTTTTAATGACATAGAAGGCTGTTTTCAGAATAGTGTTCAATTACTCCTATTAGGACTGTAGTTTCTTTCTTGTGATATTAATTTGGTTACTATCAGATGCCAAATCGGGAATATAGTTtataactatattatatataactatatataatatagtttatatatgttTGCAGTTTAATAGCCTGAGTCCTTGAACATTTAAACTGAAAATTGAGATACAGGGTCACCATGGTAAATGGTGATGATGAAATATCTCTTGCTTTTGTAAGTAGAATTGAAAATCACTGTACttagtttcttttccctttttgtaaAACTCCTTTCTTCCGCCCGTGAGACACGTTGGGCTCCCAGAttataaattcagtttcttttgtttgttctaACCACTTAGTTTTTCTTATTACATacctgtttaatttttaatttctcattaaaaGTAAATGCGGCTAATTTTCCTATCAATATTTTAAGAGGTCTTCCATTTCTCTCTGTCACAACCTTGATGTAGCTCTGTCTGGTGTGTATTACTGCATAATTAAAATGCCATTATTTTATCAAATAGTTCTGGCAAAGCAACTtactaatacattttaaatgcagCAGAAGTTTATTCCTGTAAAGTTGAGGTAAACGTTACAAACACTGttcaaaaactgaaagtattaaGTGGAATAATATGTATAGTGCTGTGAGGAAGGCTGCTGCAATTGTAGGAAGAATACTTAGGGATGAATGTATCATAGGTATTCAGACCTTGTCAGTCAGTCTAATTTATTGTATAAGGTAGATATATTTAACATGCTAATTATGATTCATTGGACAAACACAAGTCATATGAGTATATGAGTCACTATGCTAGGCTCTGGGTATTCAGTGTGGCTAAAACAGATAACTCTGCCCTCAGCATTTATGCTGTGACCCTGAAGTTTCTCGGGTGGGAGCACCTGAGTATCTGGATCATAGCGGATAAGGCAGAGACCAGTGTGAGATGAGCCCAGAGGGGCAGGCAGGGCACTGGTTATCACAAGCATGTAATTGTGGTCAAGAGTTTGGACTTCATCCAGCCTTTAACAATAAGCCTTTGATGGCTTACTGCAGGGTATTCCAACTTCAGTTTATAATGATTACTCTGAGCAGTGGTGGAAAGTGGTTGGTGGGTATAAGAAGGAGAAGCAGAATTTGTTGTAATCCAGGCAAGCTATGATGGTGGTTTAGGTTAATGTAGTGGATCTAGGGGTAGAAAGAGGGAGATTGATAAAAAGTAGTTTGGAAGAATTAAAGTGTGGTGGTTGGGATTTGGGGATAAAGAGGGGAAAGTATGTGTTCAGGATGTTATCAGCATCTCCAACATGAATAGCTAGGTGGATGGGGATTCTGTGTCCTGAGATCTGGAACGTGGAGGGAGGGCCAGACTTGGAAGGGACCTTCCAATGTTCAGGTTGGGACATGTTGAGTGTGAGGGAAAGAAAGTGTTTATAAGGCGAGGGCAGGGTTGGAGTGAGGGCCCAACCTGCTCTTCCTTGAGCTGGTATAACTGGTTATGGTCTGGGTACAGATTAGAATAAACAAATCACTTTCAAAACCAAACACATTGCTCCAGTTTCCAGGTCATCAATCTTGCTTCTGTGCTGTCTCccacagcttcagttcagttcagtcgctcagttgtgtccgactcttcgggacctcATGTACTgaagcacgccagacctccctgtccatcaccaactcccagagtttactcaaactcatgtccatcgagtcagtgatgctttccaaccatctcatcctctgttgtccccttctcctcctgccttcaatctttcccagcatcagggtcttttccaatgagcccattcttcgcatcaggtggctaaagtattccgcttcagcatcaatccttccagtgaatattcaggactgatttcctttaggatggactggttggatctccttgcagtccaagggatctcaagagtcttctctaacatcacagttcgaaagcatcaattcttggggactcggctttctttatagtccaactctcatatccgtacattactaccggaaaaaccacagctttgactggttggacctttgtagacaaagtgatgtctctcctttttaatatgctgtataggttggtcatagcttttcttccaaggaacaagcgtcttttaatatcttggctgcagtcaccatctgcagtgattttggaggccaagaaaataaagtctctcactgtttccattgtttccccatgtatttaccatgaagtgatgggactggatgccatgatattagttttctgtgaaaaagctaactttttcactctcctctttcattttcatcaagaggctctttagttcttcttcactttctgccataaggatggtgtcttctgcttatctgaggttattgatatttcttcctgcaatcttgattccagcttgtgcttcatccagcccaggatttcgcatgatgtactctgcatataagttaaataagcttagCTTAACTCTCTAgaaatttctgtatattgatgGACAGGACAATATTCATCTTATAGGAAATGCCACTTGTGATCTGTTCTGTTTGGTGTTCTTAGAACTGTGCCTGCCTGACCCACAAGGTCAAATTACATATTTGATCTTCACATTAACTAGTTGGATTTTCTGTTACCTTGTTACAAACAGGCTACACCCCTCACCTTGGATGTCTGACTTGGTATAACTTACAAGAAAGGAAACTGGGCCACAGATCTGATATGAAACAATACTTGGCTTGATCTTGGCTACTTAAAAGACTTGGATTGATCTTGGCTACTTAAAACTCAAAACTTTATGTTCCGTTGGCCTTTGTGAAAGCAGAGCCTGATACATATTTTGCACTTCTCACATATGGTTTTATCTGCCTTTGCACTATTAAGCGTGTCGTTTTATTCATCCTGTGATTTTTTTGCAgccagtatttttatttccttcaacaAATAGAAATGGGCCATTTAGGGACTGAGATTGCTAGGGTTTTGGTCTTTGCTGTGCCtctggtgcctggcacaggggCTGGCATGCAATCAGCACttgttatttattaaataaattagtgATTGAAGGTATGGCTGAATAGTCATTCTGTGAGAGCAAGAGAACGGGCAGATTATATTCTTCCTAGAAGGTTATATCTCTGAAATCTGAGAAATAAAGGctgtaaaatataaatttgggAACCATCCTGataaaaagaattatagaaaCCATGAGAGTGGAATTCAATGAGTATATGCAAAGTAGAGTGTAAGAATGGAGGGAAACTGCAAAGTAAAGAAAGGGGGATTGGAAGGAGTCAGGAGATCTACAGGAGAGCCCAGCGGCCCAGGGGAGCAGGAGCAGCCATCAGTGGGGAGACAGAGGTGAGAAGGGAGGAGAACAACAGGGGGCCTTTGGGTCTGAGCAGAAGTCAAGCAAGTGTAACGTGAGCCTGGGTGCACAGTGTAAGAGAGGCTCGGGGAAATGCCACTATCTTTTTGTTTGTACTCTTCATCTCTAGTAATTCCAGTTGAGaggaatttgcttttcttttatgtCTTGGCTTTTCTTAAGCAAAGACAATTACTTTTGGTTTTCTGCTGCACATATGCCTGGTATCATAGGACACTGTACTAATACTGAAGGGTTTATTTTGTGATCTCTTTTAAGCTGGTTACTTAATGACCATGGccatatttttccattattccCATTACAGGTAATGATGTAATTGCAAACTTGTCACAATAGTTGGAGGTTTGAAAATCAACATGAAAGTCAATGGGAAAAATATAGACTGTTTCTCCAAAATTATCTGGGAGCTTTTCagttgaaattttattaaattctctAGTTTATGAGATTGCTACAAAGCTATAATGATAAGCCCTGGCAATAAAGAAATTTGAGTGCTAATAATAGGGATACACATACGACAcgtgcatatatgtataattttttcttttgggtGTGATGTTAATAAGAATCCATATGGGGGGTGGGTTAGGGAGTACATTTGAGTCTTATTAGAATGCTCTCATTTGTGAAAGCTTTTTCTCTTAAGTGAGATTACTTTATTGTAATGAaaagttgttgttatttagttgcttagtcgtgtccaactctttagcaactccatggactgtagcctgccaggctcctctgtccatggaattctctaggaaacAATACttcagtggattgccatttccctctccaggggatcttcctgacctaggaatcaaacccacgtctcctacattggcaactGGTTTCTTTACccttaagccacctgggaagccccagtgaagaTAGTAGCTACCATTTATTCAGCACCTACTTTATTCTAGACATGTTACAGTGATCCTGGGAAGGAGGTATTATTACTAATTTAGAGTGAAGTAATTGAAGTTTAAGTAGTTTGCCCAATGTCCCAGGGCTAGTAAGTAGAAGAGTCTAGCCATTTTTTAATCCAAAGCTGTGCACTTTCCAGTGTGCTGTCTGAATGAGAATCTTTAGTGTATCAGAGTGAGGTATGTATTTGACTGGAAGCCAAGAAAGCTCAGAAAAGGGGAAATCAGGCAAATCAGAAAACCACTAGAGGAGAACTTTTTTAGCATCCTTTCCCCTAATCTGCCTGTTTACCCATATCTGTACCTGACATTTGTCTTCTTCCTTGTTGTGGTGGACAAGGCTGTTCCTCTCAGGACTTGATTCTGTTTATCTCTTGCATCTTTAATCTGTGCCCCTTTCTTTACTAGCTTCCTCCCAAAAGCATAACCCAGACTCCTTCCAAAGCAAAGGCctttggtgttgtttagtcattgCTGTGCAACAAACCACTCCAAAACTtagagaaattaatttaaaatacttactgggcttccctggtggctctgtggtaaagaatccacctgtcaatccaggagacatggatttgatctgtggtccaggaggatcccatatgccCGAGCACTCCAGTTACTGAGCCTgctctctggagcctgggagctgcatctcctgaagcccacacacactagagcctgtgctccgcaataaGGGAAGCCACCATACTGAGTAGTGGGCACTGAAGGtagagagtagaccctgctcaccacaactggagaaaagcctgcacagcaaagaccaagcacagccaaaaataaacaaaaaactttaaatatcttattatTGATAAAAGCTATCATTTGTTTAGCTCACTGTTTTGTGAGTCAGCAAATTAGTCTGGGCTCAGTTGGATTTGTgttttagtagctcagtcgtgtccgactctttgtgaccctatggactgcagcctgcaaggctcctctgtccatggggattctccaggcaagaagactggagtgggttgccatgccctcctccaggagatcgtcccaacccagagatcgaacccaggtctccacgttacaggcggattctttatcatctgagccaccaggaaagcccaagaatactggtgtggatagcccttctccaggagattttcccaacccaggaatcaaactggagtctcctgcattgcaggtggattctttaccagctgagctaccagggaagcccccagttggACTTACTTATTCACTTTTGGTCAGTTCAACAGGTCTGTTTCTGAGGCATTAGCTGATCAGTGGCTGCGGCCATCAGGTGACTAGAGCACGTGTCTTCCATCCTCCAGCAGGCTAGCCTGGACTTGTGTGCATGGTTGCACGGGAGGGTTCCAAAAGAGAACAGAAGTCTGCAAATCACCTTGAGCCTAGATTCCGAACTAGTGTCCTTTGCTCTTCATTCTGTCAACCAAAGTAGTTCACAAGGTCAGCCCAGGGCATGGAGAAGTAGACCAGTGAACAGGGTACTCTTTCCTCGCTGGTGAATCCAGTTTACCCTTCAAGACCATAACGTCAGGCTGAGTCGCGGCCTCGGGTCGCGGCTTCCTCTGTCCCTGCATTTAAAACACGGTGTGGCTGCTGTTGGTTTAGTTCTTAGGAGAAAATGAGTTCCTTAAAGACAGTGACCGTGTTTCAGTCCAGGATTTGGCACGTAGTGGAACATTTAAAAGTGGAAACTTTTGTGAAAATAAAGCATTGTAGCAGTTAACATCTGGCAATACGGACTAGAAGATAATATATCCTTGCATTTTAAGACTTGCCAGTGTCGAACAACTTTGGGGCAGACTCTAATATATCAACattgaaatttctttaaaattagcaTTCTGAGAAGAAATCACTAAGTATCTGTGTagtatcattaaatatttgtgtagtatctttgtctttttgttaggTTATAAGTATTTTTTATACAGGAGGCAAGTCACATTTTTATGGCATGTTTGTCCAAAAAAGCATACCCAACCATTCACTGGCCCACTGGGATTTGGGATAACatttctcctttaggatgtacaaTGAGGAGAGACGGCAGCCGGTGTCCTGGGAGTTGCTCTGGACGACATGGAATATAAATGTTTCCATTAAATGGGAGATGAGATATATGTAACATAAGCTCATCTTCCTGTGAGCATATCTTGTCAATGCCCTAATTCTTAATTGGTGGAttttcatgtgcatttttttattgtattttagacTCAGCTGCCTGTGTATTCCCCAAACCTGACCACATCTTCCTATCTCCGGCTTGATATCTCACCATGCATCGGAGATCAAGAGGAGTTAACATCGGGCTGCTTCTGCTCCTTTCTCAAATCTTCCAGGTTGGGATCAACAATGTTCCACCTGTCACCCTGGCAACGTTGGCTCTCAACATCTGGTTCTTCTTGAATCCCCTGAAGCCACTGCTTAGCTCCTGCCTCAGCGTGGAGAAGTGTTACTATCAGAAGGACTGGCAGCGCCTGCTGCTTTCCCCTCTTCACCATGCGGATGACTGGCACCTGTATTTCAATATGGTATCCATGCTGTGGAAAGGAATTCATCTGGAGAGAAGACTGGGGAGTAGATGGTTTGCCTACATCATCGTCACATTCTCCCTCCTCACTGGGGTGGTGTACCTGTTCTTGGAATTTGCTCTGGCAGAATTTCTGAATGAGCCTGACTTCAAAAGGAATTGTGCTGTCGGTTTCTCAGGTAAGGCAGACACATTTCTAAAGGTAGCCTGCCTGAAGACAGTAAGGGAGGTGCAGCTGTTGCTGTCTTATGAAGCGGGGGTCCCAGCTGGTGAGGGAACTGACATCTGAGTGGCTAAGGACTGTGGGGGCTTGGATTTTGGAGAAGAGGCTGATTGGAGCACAGGAGAGTCATTGATTTTGCTATTTCCTATTACGCTGCATTATTCATTCTTGGACAGTTTAGACTATGGTCTGCCCACAGGTGGTTTTGCAGGAAATAGGATTTTGGAACTATGCCCTAGCTCCATTGTGATGGGGCTAGAGAGAGAGATACACTGGTGTATTTGTGATAGGGAGTTCTCTAAAAAGATCAGCAGCCTCTCAATAATTAAAGGtaccattaattaattaataccaTTAATTAAAAGCCATTAAAGGTACCACACCCTCTGATGGCACCTCCTTACCATGATATTCTCTAtacgtgtgtgtgcactcagtcatgtctgactctttgtgaccccatggactgtagcccaccagcctcctctgtctgtgggatttcccaggcaagaatactggagcaggttgccatttctatctccaacggatctttctgacccagggattgaacctgagtctcttgcatctcctgctttggtagctggatcctttaccactgcgccatttGGGGAGCCCAGTCTCTATGCACAATTTATGCTATTTAATTAATGTAACAGGTCCATAGGGAGGTGGCCTTGTGTTGATTTTCTAAGTAAGGAAGCTAAGGCACAGAGAAATCAGTCATGGTTATACATCTCGTAAGTGATGGAGCTGGGATCTGAAACTAGTCTACATGACTTAAACCACGTGTTACGTTGCCTCTCACTGTTGCCCCTCACtagttcttttcttaaatttttcttgtagGGCTGAATTGCCATCAGACTTAAAATAggtcttctttaaaaattatcatgtGAAGGGTAGGAGGGGAATTGTtctgaaacagaaggaaaataaacccttcccttttctttccctgctGTCCTTTCCCCTTTCCTCATCTTCATGCATCTAATTatgtgagaagaaaggaaatatgcCCTGCCTTCAATATGTCTTTCCATAGGAGTTAGGAAAAAACACATTAATGGTGTTTTTTCAAATTGAGTTAAAAATCACATAGCATACAATTAATGATTTTGAAGTTTAAATTCAGTTGCATTTAgtaccattgctgctgctgctgctaagtcgcttcagtcgtgtccgaccctgtgtgaccccatagatggcagctcaccaggctcccctgtccctgggattcttaaggcaaaaccactggagtgggttgccatttccttctccaatgcatgaaagtaaaaagtgaaagttgaagtcgctcagtcgtgtccaacttctagcgaccccatggactggcctaccaggctcctccgtccatgggattttctaggcaagagtactggagtggagtgccattgccttctccgcatttaGTACCATTACTAGTATGTTATTCCCTTTTTATGTGTTATATATTTAATAGCATACTCAAAGGCAGTATGAACTTCTGTTAAGAAACATTGaaggagatttccctggtggtccagtgcttaaggcTCCGGGATGCCACTGTAGGGGTTGAGGGTGTGACCCTGTTGGATTACGAACGTCCTGCATGCTTTTCGGTGCAGCCAaaagatcaaaggaaaaaaaaaagaaacattgaaGGAATGGTTACCTTGAGGATTGTCTTTCTGCCAAATGTTGGGTTGACTTGTTATAAGGAATAGAATATGTTTCAAAGTCAAGGGTTGGATGTAGTCAGATAATCATTTTTACTTCAGTTAGTTTTTTTTTGCCAGTGTTGATCATCTCTGCATTTGGATTGCTGATATTTGTTTGCTCTTTATTCTCTTTTAGGAGTATTGTTTGCTTTGAAAGTTCTGAACAACCATTGTTGCCCTGGAGGCTTTGTCAACGTTTTGGGCTTTCCTGTATCCAACAGATTTGCTTGTTGGGTGGAACTCTTGGCTATTCATTTCATCTCGCCAGGGTGAGTGTTTACTCTTAGAGAATACAAATGAAGGACCTGATATTCCATGGAGAAAGAATTGTAGTAATAATGAGGTAACCCGTTCTCTTTTACAGTGAAGTTTATTCTTTAACTCTAAGGACAGAATACAGTTAATGGTTTTAATATCAGATATTCCTGTGTTTGAATCCTGTCAGCTActgagctgtgtgattttgaTGTACTTCTCTTATGTGAGTTTCCATTTT encodes:
- the RHBDD1 gene encoding rhomboid-related protein 4 codes for the protein MHRRSRGVNIGLLLLLSQIFQVGINNVPPVTLATLALNIWFFLNPLKPLLSSCLSVEKCYYQKDWQRLLLSPLHHADDWHLYFNMVSMLWKGIHLERRLGSRWFAYIIVTFSLLTGVVYLFLEFALAEFLNEPDFKRNCAVGFSGVLFALKVLNNHCCPGGFVNVLGFPVSNRFACWVELLAIHFISPGTSFAGHLAGILVGLMYTHGPLKKIMELCTGIFPSNSDYPGQQYYFNSSGYSGYQDYYPYGGRGAYEDVPRNYDTYTAGLSEEEQLERALRASLLDQGNRRSSPPAYGFRLSPEEEMRRQRLHRFDSQRGDPAL